Proteins found in one Carassius auratus strain Wakin chromosome 12, ASM336829v1, whole genome shotgun sequence genomic segment:
- the LOC113111548 gene encoding bone morphogenetic protein receptor type-1A-like — MMKSTSMVIVIGVLGATFLLSSSGEGGQNPDYMLHGTGVKPGSDPKRHQSGDGSTVAPEDAARFLSCYCSGHCPEDATNNTCDTNGQCFAIIEEDEHGEAILTSGCMKYEGSHFQCKDSPNAQTRRTIECCSTDFCNRDLQPTLPPPVPGKPPLWNTHLLAFLISVTVCCVTLVAITVVCYYRYKLQTGRRRYQRDLEQDEAFIPAGESLKDLISQSSTGSGSGLPLLVQRTIAKQIQMVRQIGKGRYGEVWLGRWRGEKVAVKVFFTREEASWFRETEIYQTVLMRHENILGFIAADIKGTGAFTQLFLITDYQENGSLYDYLKYTTLDSQSLLRLAFSAACGLCHLHTEIYGTQGKPAIAHRDLKSKNILIKKNGTCCIADLGLAVKYNSDTNEVDVPLSTRMGTRRYMAPEVLDETLNKHQFQAYIMADIYSYGLIVWEMARRCVTGGIVEEYQLPYWDMVPSEPSYEDMREVVCVKGMRPVVSNRWNSDECLRAMLKLMSECWAHNPASRLTALRVKKTLAKMVESQDIKI, encoded by the exons ATGATGAAAAGCACTTCCATGGTCATCGTCATTGGCGTTTTGGGAGCTACCTTCCTTCTCTCATCGTCGGGTGAAG GTGGGCAAAACCCAGACTACATGCTTCACGGCACTGGGGTCAAGCCCGGATCAGATCCAAAGAGACACCAGTCAGGGGACGGGTCCACCGTGGCCCCAGAGGATGCTGCCCGCTTCCTTAGCTGCTACTGTTCAGGCCACTGCCCTGAAGATGCAACAAACAACACCTGCGA CACAAACGGACAGTGTTTTGCTATCATAGAGGAGGATGAGCATGGTGAGGCTATCCTCACCTCCGGCTGCATGAAGTATGAGGGCTCCCACTTCCAGTGCAAG GACTCTCCTAATGCTCAGACCAGACGGACCATTGAGTGCTGTTCCACTGATTTCTGTAATCGAGACCTTCAGCCTACACTTCCACCTCCTGTTCCAGGAA AGCCTCCGTTATGGAACACACACTTGCTGGCCTTTCTGATCTCCGTGACGGTGTGTTGCGTCACTTTGGTGGCCATAACTGTGGTGTGTTACTacag GTATAAGCTGCAGACGGGACGGAGACGGTACCAGAGAGATCTGGAGCAGGACGAGGCCTTCATCCCTGCAGGAGAGTCTCTCAAAGATCTCATTAGTCAGTCCAGCACTGGCTCCGGTTCAGGGCTCCCCCTGCTG GTCCAGCGCACCATTGCCAAACAAATTCAGATGGTACGTCAAATCGGGAAGGGGCGATATGGAGAAGTGTGGCTTGGTCGCTGGAGAGGAGAAAAGGTTGCGGTGAAAGTGTTCTTTACCCGTGAAGAGGCTAGTTGGTTCAGAGAGACCGAGATTTACCAAACGGTGCTCATGAGGCACGAAAATATACTCG GCTTTATAGCTGCAGATATTAAGGGCACGGGTGCATTCACGCAGCTTTTCCTCATCACAGACTACCAGGAGAATGGTTCTCTCTATGACTATCTGAAATACACCACCCTGGACTCACAGTCTCTGTTGAGGCTGGCCTTTTCTGCAGCCTGCGGCCTGTGTCACCTCCACACAGAGATCTACGGTACGCAGGGCAAACCTGCCATCGCTCACAGAGACCTGAAGAGCAAAAACATCCTCATAAAGAAGAATGGCACCTGTTGCATCGCTGACCTGGGCCTGGCTGTCAAATACAACAG tgatacCAATGAGGTGGACGTCCCTCTGAGCACAAGGATGGGCACACGGCGGTACATGGCACCAGAGGTCCTGGATGAGACCCTAAATAAGCACCAGTTCCAAGCGTACATAATGGCTGATATTTACAGCTATGGGCTCATTGTTTGGGAGATGGCCCGCCGATGCGTGACAGGAG GTATTGTTGAGGAGTATCAGTTGCCATACTGGGACATGGTACCTTCAGAACCGTCCTACGAGGACATGAGGGAAGTGGTGTGTGTTAAAGGCATGCGACCAGTGGTGTCTAATCGCTGGAACAGTGACGAG TGCTTACGGGCCATGCTAAAGCTCATGTCTGAATGCTGGGCACACAACCCAGCCTCTCGCCTCACAGCTCTTCGAGTCAAAAAAACACTCGCCAAAATGGTTGAATCACAGGATATCAAAATATGA